The Watersipora subatra chromosome 1, tzWatSuba1.1, whole genome shotgun sequence genome has a window encoding:
- the LOC137406688 gene encoding E3 ubiquitin-protein ligase RNF181-like: MASYFDEHNCEPLGHGQSPDHLLHLARMLQEGGYMEEFQELFGQIQSSPPASQEVVKQLPELEVNESDINEEFMCAVCRAEYTTEDKPKLLPCSHKFHSSCIIPWLKKTNTCPECRFELPTDDEAYEAMKKHKSRENQRKYELESLHDSMFG; the protein is encoded by the exons ATGGCGTCTTATTTTGATGAACACAACTGTGAGCCTTTAGGTCATGGGCAATCTCCTGATCATTTGCTACATTTAGCACGGATGCTTCAGGAAGGTGGTTATATGGAAGAATTTCAAGAACTTTTTGGACAAATTCAATCGTCACCACCAGCCTCTCAGGAAGTTGTCAAACAACTACCTGAACTTGAG GTCAACGAAAGTGACATCAATGAAGAGTTCATGTGTGCTGTTTGTCGAGCTGAATATACAACTGAGGATAAACCAAAGCTTCTTCCTTGTTCCCACAAGTTTCACAGCAGCTGCATTATTCCTTGGCTAAAAAAGACAAACACATGCCCTGAGTGCAG GTTTGAACTTCCAACTGACGATGAGGCGTATGAAGCGATGAAGAAGCATAAGTCACGTGAGAATCAAAGGAAGTATGAATTGGAATCTTTGCACGACTCGATGTTCGGATGA
- the LOC137394969 gene encoding uncharacterized protein isoform X2 — protein sequence MKCAMSTKQQLMFADSLSDALSLIKEHEIEYMVKYISFNGKLSKLRSDSENKPISLPDVQKRRVVAYQGKAVVKLGSVTLACQHGADHNAGKKLKLKLAAEQTQNKDHDFEKKKVYIQDSWKLSCPAKAHIDRQIVITGFELDHMCGSQKDRHWQLIASSTHALKMGQCSLKERFIISISHASEHQGHPIGEHSGYLPMDNRVQDRVTYIVNKLYVTQTKLVAKHLADFVETNLFHGNPPPKSNRRFYPSAKELKNCIDRVTAANHTHSDDQDNVAELLRRLDPNNRWSFRKSTDTGEKLMLVHQTRDQQQLLYKYGNEICLLDATHKTTRYGLPLFFIVVKANVNYQIIASFVVLEETDEAIKEAIAVVKSWNQSWQPKSWMVDCCAAEISAVSTIFPDSTILVCDFHRLQAWNRWLVKGTNNINKDVQKNLKKLLGEVAKSQTEAIYLQNIKELQGSKEWINHKNVQAYFNQTWFSNGMHKRWVKCFRLTRELRAVNTNNGIEAINRAAKAEIAAGARAQTLTAMMGKLMRWLAAHHKKYVDRNIRFSSMSRRYAKDIPAALHNRPHDFVKHVIKRLESARELLCSNSPEQYIVDAKSSMPSCSCEDFSRHSFPCKHIIRHWFDEDGQLCIPSNLTVTPWICLDVCDGTKEDNAYTPPTKLSTYTKAIPQCFPNEFTSDESTLAKLLGKIRAFADDIKSWTYNCVEKDVAKTVLQRLEEMQPLCVGTNIKANLIVRPSTSGKQRRLTLRDGGLKRRRRMPLKYRRRLAGITSVPLAETLDDCFPTNQYSGPELELVGRQKKKYPQDPNSSIQISSVWLADDDMELAVNLIRFQWPDIKTQAPCYIQRPGGFDTANHSKYVQSGICMTILSSDGKFQLFYRSCTLMGTIGWLAPTLDPVHLYDYLILLPLTLTIKL from the exons ATGAAGTGCGCCATGTCCACAAAGCAACAGCTCATGTTTGCTGATAGCCTCTCAGACGCCCTATCACTCATCAAGGAACATGAAATAGAATATATGGTGAAGTATATAAGTTTTAATGGAAAACTCAGCAAACTCAGGAGCGATTCTGAAAACAAACCTATATCGTTGCCAG ATGTCCAGAAACGGAGAGTGGTCGCCTATCAGGGAAAGGCTGTTGTAAAGTTAGGATCAGTGACCCTAGCATGTCAGCATGGAGCAGACCATAATGCTGGAAAGaagttgaaattaaaattagct GCTGAGCAAACTCAGAATAAGGATCACGACTTCGAAAAGAAAAAAGTCTATATACAGGACTCATGGAAACTTAGCTGCCCTGCTAAAGCCCACATAGATCGGCAAATAGTTATTACTGGATTTGAG CTTGACCACATGTGTGGCAGCCAGAAAGATAGGCACTGGCAATTAATTGCCTCATCTACGCATGCGTTGAAGATGGGACAATGTTCTCTCAAGGAGAGATTCATAATTAGCATTTCTCATGCATCTGAGCACCAAGGTCATCCAATTGGTGAG CATTCAGGATATCTCCCAATGGATAATCGAGTACAAGACCGTGTGACATATATAGTCAACAAGCTATATGTTACGCAAACAAAATTGGTTGCCAAGCATCTAGCTGACTTTGTAGAAACCAATTTGTTTCACGGAAATCCGCCACCTAAATCTAATAGAAGGTTCTATCCATCAGCCAAAGAGTTAAAGAACTGTATAGATCGTGTCACAGCTGCTAACCA TACCCATTCTGATGACCAAGACAACGTTGCAGAGCTCCTCAGGCGCCTCGATCCAAACAATCGATGGAGTTTTCGAAAATCAACTGATACTGGAGAAAAGCTGATGCTTGTGCATCAGACCAGGGATCAGCAACAACTTCTGTACAAATATGGCAACGAGATATGTTTACTTGACGCTACACACAAAACTACACGCTATGGATTACCATTGTTCTTCATCGTGGTAAAAGCTAACGTTAATTATCAGATTATAGCTAGTTTTGTAGTCCTCGAAGAGACCGATGAAGCTATCAAAGAGGCGATAGCTGTAGTCAAGTCCTGGAATCAGTCCTGGCAGCCAAAGTCGTGGATGGTAGACTGCTGCGCTGCTGAAATATCAGCCGTCAGCACTATATTTCCTG ATTCTACTATACTTGTGTGTGACTTTCACCGTCTTCAAGCCTGGAATCGTTGGTTGGTAAAGGGTACCAACAACATCAATAAAGATGTccaaaaaaatctaaagaaactCCTTGGAGAAGTTGCTAAAAGCCAGACAGAGG CAATATACCTTCAGAATATAAAGGAGCTGCAAGGCAGCAAAGAATGGATAAACCACAAGAACGTACAAGCgtacttcaaccaaacatggtttagcaatggaatgcacaag AGATGGGTGAAATGTTTTCGCCTCACAAGAGAGCTGAGGGCTGTCAACACCAACAATGGCATTGAAGCTATAAATCGGGCAGCCAAAGCTGAAATAGCTGCAGGAGCACGGGCACAAACTCTGACGGCAATGATGGGGAAACTTATGCGTTGGCTTGCAGCTCATCACAAGAA GTATGTAGATAGAAATATAAGATTCAGCTCTATGTCAAGACGGTATGCAAAGGACATTCCAGCAGCTCTCCACAACAGACCCCATGACTTTGTGAAACATGTGATTAAAAGGCTGGAAAGCGCAAGAGAACTTTTATGCTCTAACTCACCTGAACAATATATAGTTGATGCTAAAAGTTCAATGCCATCATGTTCATGTGAGGATTTCTCACGTCACTCTTTCCCGTGCAAACACATCATCAGACATTGGTTTGATGAGGATGGGCAGTTATGCATTCCAAGCAATCTTACAGTTACCCCATGGATCTGCCTTGATGTCTGTGATGGTACTAAAGAAGATAATGCATACACACCTCCCACAAAGTTGTCTACATATACAAAGGCTATTCCACAGTGCTTCCCAAATGAGTTTACTTCAGATGAAAGTACATTAGCAAAGTTACTTGGAAAAATCCGGGCGTTTGCGGATGACATCAAAAGTTGGACTTACAACTGTGTTGAGAAGGATGTCGCGAAAACCGTCTTGCAGAGATTAGAAGAAATGCAGCCTTTATGTGTTGGAACCAACATCAAAGCCAACCTAATCGTGCGACCTTCAACAAGTGGTAAACAACGTCGACTCACTCTCAGAGATGGGGGTCTGAAGAGGAGGCGCAGGATGCCACTTAAATACCGACGTCGTTTAGCTGGAATTACATCAGTTCCTCTTGCGGAAACATTGGACGACTGCTTTCCAACTAACCAGTATTCTGGTCCCGAATTGGAATTGGTTGGAAGGCAA AAGAAAAAGTACCCACAAGATCCGAACAGCAGCATTCAGATAAGCAGTGTGTGGCTGGCAGATGATGACATGGAGCTTGCAGTCAATCTCATCAGGTTCCAATGGCCCGATATAAAAACTCAAGCGCCGTGTTACATTCAACGTCCAGGAGGTTTTGATACTGCGAATCATTCTAAATATGTTCAG TCAGGTATATGTATGACTATATTGTCAAGTGATGGCAAGTTCCAATTGTTTTACAGATCCTGCACACTAATGGGAACCATTGGCTGGCTTGCACCAACATTGGATCCAGTACATTTGTACGATTATTTGATTCTCTTGCCTTTGACCTTGACGATCAAGCTCTGA
- the LOC137409108 gene encoding elastase-like — protein MNWFKNFCLISATFLALAKPADSRLQYLRQKHIYPMTFSQFANEGLNGENVKLVKVQQKGDLVKWITTVDNIPVFGSVVTTHINKQGNVDRIEGYVPETLSKFSPIPALPGTEATDLLRIHWHHKGLTKVYWDDDEPKLYVLHGTDGVTKLVWRASYGVDWQDGVTPEAGYGPVPAYITGLVNAHTGKVEKTWNNLQTAAYIPAIVGNDNIGASLTDIEVIKHNHQCRHVDEDRRVKSYTLGNNRFFHPDITVTDFICDWAKDKNWDLYNFTGGFSPRNEAFQHGVRFVDLWRKLVGDEILPYRTDKSYLEFYVHYGYQTEEASFRDKFFIFGDGNKNYYPMTALDIVCHEIGHGVTAWHGGNMEYLGESGALNEAYSDMLGETCDMFYNNKKNYLLGEDIMKPGKGEAIRDMCKPSRFGGLEHYKDYNASVNVHKSSGIYNKAWCTLSKTKDWDYIKAFQIFTDANLLCWAEETTMHCGACSVENVAVDIGLSKADVTAAFQVVGIDCSLCEMSLKYG, from the exons ATGAACtggtttaaaaacttttgtttaatATCGGCGACTTTTCTTGCTTTGG CGAAACCTGCAGACTCGAGGCTGCAATACCTGAGACAGAAGCATATCTACCCAATGACCTTCAGCCAGTTCGCTAACGAGGGTCTAAATGGTGAAAATGTTAAACTAGTTAAAGTGCAGCAGAAGGGAGACCTGGTCAAGTGGATCACAACTGTTGACAATATTCCAGTCTTCGGATCCGTTGTCACAACTCATATAAATAAACAAG GTAATGTCGACAGAATAGAAGGATATGTGCCAGAAACGCTTAGCAAGTTCTCACCCATCCCAGCACTCCCAGGAACTGAAGCTACAGATCTGCTCAGAATTCATTGGCACCACAAGGGCCTTACAAAGGTCTACTGGGATGATGATGAACCTAAGCTCTATGTGTTGCACGGG ACTGATGGAGTAACAAAGCTAGTCTGGCGGGCTTCCTACGGTGTAGACTGGCAAGATGGCGTAACTCCCGAGGCTGGCTATGGACCTGTTCCTGCATACATAACAG GCTTGGTGAACGCGCATACTGGAAAGGTAGAAAAGACCTGGAACAACCTACAGACAGCGGCATATATTCCTGCCATTGTCGGAAATGATAACATCGGGGCTTCCTTGACAGACATTGAAGTAATCAAGCACAACCATCAGTGTAGACACGTGGATGAAGATAGACGAGTCAAG TCATACACACTAGGCAACAATCGATTTTTTCATCCGGACATCACTGTAACAGACTTCATATGTGATTGGGCGAAAGACAAGAACTGGGACTTGTATAACTTCACTGGCGGTTTCAGCCCACGAAACGAAGCTTTCCAGCATGGGGTTCGATTTGTTGATCTCTGGAGGAAGTTGGTAGGAGATGAAATATTACCCTACC GTACAGATAAGTCATACTTAGAGTTCTATGTTCACTATGGCTACCAGACTGAAGAGGCATCATTTAGGGATAAGTTCTTCATCTTTGGAGACGG CAACAAAAACTACTACCCCATGACCGCACTAGATATCGTCTGCCACGAAATAGGCCATGGAGTTACGGCATGGCATGGTGGAAATATGGAATACTTAGGAGAGTCCGGAGCACTTAATGAAGCCTACTCAGACATGCTCG GTGAGACTTGTGACATGTTTTATAACAACAAGAAAAACTATCTTCTCGGTGAAGATATCATGAAGCCTGGAAAAGGAGAAGCCATTAGAGATATGTGCAAGCCTTCAAGATTTG GAGGTCTGGAACATTACAAGGATTATAATGCATCTGTAAACGTGCATAAGTCTTCAGGTATATACAATAAGGCCTGGTGTACTCTTTCTAAAACAAAAGATTGGGATTACATCAAAGCATTCCAG atATTCACAGATGCAAACCTACTCTGTTGGGCTGAAGAAACAACAATGCATTGTGGGGCATGCAGTGTTGAAAATGTTGCTGTCGATATCGGACTAAGCAAAGCTGATGTCACGGCAGCATTTCAAGTAGTTGGAATAGACTGCAGCTTGTGTGAGATGTCCTTGAAATATGGATAG
- the LOC137394969 gene encoding uncharacterized protein isoform X1 — translation MKCAMSTKQQLMFADSLSDALSLIKEHEIEYMVKYISFNGKLSKLRSDSENKPISLPDVQKRRVVAYQGKAVVKLGSVTLACQHGADHNAGKKLKLKLAAEQTQNKDHDFEKKKVYIQDSWKLSCPAKAHIDRQIVITGFELDHMCGSQKDRHWQLIASSTHALKMGQCSLKERFIISISHASEHQGHPIGEHSGYLPMDNRVQDRVTYIVNKLYVTQTKLVAKHLADFVETNLFHGNPPPKSNRRFYPSAKELKNCIDRVTAANHTHSDDQDNVAELLRRLDPNNRWSFRKSTDTGEKLMLVHQTRDQQQLLYKYGNEICLLDATHKTTRYGLPLFFIVVKANVNYQIIASFVVLEETDEAIKEAIAVVKSWNQSWQPKSWMVDCCAAEISAVSTIFPDSTILVCDFHRLQAWNRWLVKGTNNINKDVQKNLKKLLGEVAKSQTEAIYLQNIKELQGSKEWINHKNVQAYFNQTWFSNGMHKRWVKCFRLTRELRAVNTNNGIEAINRAAKAEIAAGARAQTLTAMMGKLMRWLAAHHKKYVDRNIRFSSMSRRYAKDIPAALHNRPHDFVKHVIKRLESARELLCSNSPEQYIVDAKSSMPSCSCEDFSRHSFPCKHIIRHWFDEDGQLCIPSNLTVTPWICLDVCDGTKEDNAYTPPTKLSTYTKAIPQCFPNEFTSDESTLAKLLGKIRAFADDIKSWTYNCVEKDVAKTVLQRLEEMQPLCVGTNIKANLIVRPSTSGKQRRLTLRDGGLKRRRRMPLKYRRRLAGITSVPLAETLDDCFPTNQYSGPELELVGRQKKKYPQDPNSSIQISSVWLADDDMELAVNLIRFQWPDIKTQAPCYIQRPGGFDTANHSKYVQILHTNGNHWLACTNIGSSTFVRLFDSLAFDLDDQALKGIASLHKTLAPHLRLRWESVQRQDGANDCGLFAIAFLVETLFGFNPAKVTFDQKLLRMHLFNCLKEGEFTRFPKCLEEKRRVRSKYVTVKVYCKCRLTWRRDGEEGVECDQCGDWYHSHCVGLPIGYTIGKHIIPYRCDSCI, via the exons ATGAAGTGCGCCATGTCCACAAAGCAACAGCTCATGTTTGCTGATAGCCTCTCAGACGCCCTATCACTCATCAAGGAACATGAAATAGAATATATGGTGAAGTATATAAGTTTTAATGGAAAACTCAGCAAACTCAGGAGCGATTCTGAAAACAAACCTATATCGTTGCCAG ATGTCCAGAAACGGAGAGTGGTCGCCTATCAGGGAAAGGCTGTTGTAAAGTTAGGATCAGTGACCCTAGCATGTCAGCATGGAGCAGACCATAATGCTGGAAAGaagttgaaattaaaattagct GCTGAGCAAACTCAGAATAAGGATCACGACTTCGAAAAGAAAAAAGTCTATATACAGGACTCATGGAAACTTAGCTGCCCTGCTAAAGCCCACATAGATCGGCAAATAGTTATTACTGGATTTGAG CTTGACCACATGTGTGGCAGCCAGAAAGATAGGCACTGGCAATTAATTGCCTCATCTACGCATGCGTTGAAGATGGGACAATGTTCTCTCAAGGAGAGATTCATAATTAGCATTTCTCATGCATCTGAGCACCAAGGTCATCCAATTGGTGAG CATTCAGGATATCTCCCAATGGATAATCGAGTACAAGACCGTGTGACATATATAGTCAACAAGCTATATGTTACGCAAACAAAATTGGTTGCCAAGCATCTAGCTGACTTTGTAGAAACCAATTTGTTTCACGGAAATCCGCCACCTAAATCTAATAGAAGGTTCTATCCATCAGCCAAAGAGTTAAAGAACTGTATAGATCGTGTCACAGCTGCTAACCA TACCCATTCTGATGACCAAGACAACGTTGCAGAGCTCCTCAGGCGCCTCGATCCAAACAATCGATGGAGTTTTCGAAAATCAACTGATACTGGAGAAAAGCTGATGCTTGTGCATCAGACCAGGGATCAGCAACAACTTCTGTACAAATATGGCAACGAGATATGTTTACTTGACGCTACACACAAAACTACACGCTATGGATTACCATTGTTCTTCATCGTGGTAAAAGCTAACGTTAATTATCAGATTATAGCTAGTTTTGTAGTCCTCGAAGAGACCGATGAAGCTATCAAAGAGGCGATAGCTGTAGTCAAGTCCTGGAATCAGTCCTGGCAGCCAAAGTCGTGGATGGTAGACTGCTGCGCTGCTGAAATATCAGCCGTCAGCACTATATTTCCTG ATTCTACTATACTTGTGTGTGACTTTCACCGTCTTCAAGCCTGGAATCGTTGGTTGGTAAAGGGTACCAACAACATCAATAAAGATGTccaaaaaaatctaaagaaactCCTTGGAGAAGTTGCTAAAAGCCAGACAGAGG CAATATACCTTCAGAATATAAAGGAGCTGCAAGGCAGCAAAGAATGGATAAACCACAAGAACGTACAAGCgtacttcaaccaaacatggtttagcaatggaatgcacaag AGATGGGTGAAATGTTTTCGCCTCACAAGAGAGCTGAGGGCTGTCAACACCAACAATGGCATTGAAGCTATAAATCGGGCAGCCAAAGCTGAAATAGCTGCAGGAGCACGGGCACAAACTCTGACGGCAATGATGGGGAAACTTATGCGTTGGCTTGCAGCTCATCACAAGAA GTATGTAGATAGAAATATAAGATTCAGCTCTATGTCAAGACGGTATGCAAAGGACATTCCAGCAGCTCTCCACAACAGACCCCATGACTTTGTGAAACATGTGATTAAAAGGCTGGAAAGCGCAAGAGAACTTTTATGCTCTAACTCACCTGAACAATATATAGTTGATGCTAAAAGTTCAATGCCATCATGTTCATGTGAGGATTTCTCACGTCACTCTTTCCCGTGCAAACACATCATCAGACATTGGTTTGATGAGGATGGGCAGTTATGCATTCCAAGCAATCTTACAGTTACCCCATGGATCTGCCTTGATGTCTGTGATGGTACTAAAGAAGATAATGCATACACACCTCCCACAAAGTTGTCTACATATACAAAGGCTATTCCACAGTGCTTCCCAAATGAGTTTACTTCAGATGAAAGTACATTAGCAAAGTTACTTGGAAAAATCCGGGCGTTTGCGGATGACATCAAAAGTTGGACTTACAACTGTGTTGAGAAGGATGTCGCGAAAACCGTCTTGCAGAGATTAGAAGAAATGCAGCCTTTATGTGTTGGAACCAACATCAAAGCCAACCTAATCGTGCGACCTTCAACAAGTGGTAAACAACGTCGACTCACTCTCAGAGATGGGGGTCTGAAGAGGAGGCGCAGGATGCCACTTAAATACCGACGTCGTTTAGCTGGAATTACATCAGTTCCTCTTGCGGAAACATTGGACGACTGCTTTCCAACTAACCAGTATTCTGGTCCCGAATTGGAATTGGTTGGAAGGCAA AAGAAAAAGTACCCACAAGATCCGAACAGCAGCATTCAGATAAGCAGTGTGTGGCTGGCAGATGATGACATGGAGCTTGCAGTCAATCTCATCAGGTTCCAATGGCCCGATATAAAAACTCAAGCGCCGTGTTACATTCAACGTCCAGGAGGTTTTGATACTGCGAATCATTCTAAATATGTTCAG ATCCTGCACACTAATGGGAACCATTGGCTGGCTTGCACCAACATTGGATCCAGTACATTTGTACGATTATTTGATTCTCTTGCCTTTGACCTTGACGATCAAGCTCTGAAAGGGATTGCCA GTTTACACAAGACCCTGGCACCACATCTGCGGCTCCGATGGGAAAGTGTGCAGAGGCAAGATGGAGCCAATGACTGCGGGCTATTTGCAATCGCTTTCTTGGTAGAGACACTATTTGGGTTCAACCCGGCCAAG GTGACTTTTGACCAGAAACTGTTACGCATGCATTTGTTCAACTGCCTGAAAGAGGGAGAGTTTACACGGTTCCCCAAGTGCTTAGAGGAAAAAAGGCGGGTTCGCTCAAAATACGTGACAGTGAAG GTTTACTGCAAGTGCAGATTGACATGGCGAAGAGATGGAGAGGAAGGGGTGGAATGTGACCAGTGTGGGGACTGGTATCATTCCCATTGTGTGGGACTACCCATTGGCTACACCATTGGGAAACATATCATCCCCTACAGATGTGACAGCTGTATTTAA